In one window of Drosophila innubila isolate TH190305 chromosome 2L unlocalized genomic scaffold, UK_Dinn_1.0 4_B_2L, whole genome shotgun sequence DNA:
- the LOC117779731 gene encoding uncharacterized protein LOC117779731 produces MDDDAETTHYYLECEGGVEEWHWNAKSTKLLVELYSERRHRFRDPKTRKRALWTEIVDDMERAGYKGINEDICDRKWRNMKKTYRTCRATLRKNGRKRVGWEYYDTFDDMFQNENLPATVKTESDSFTEEPQDNFLSDISASVEADTLRTEPGISADLSVTHEQQRQLLVLERSRIAAIRELSKRIEESNVIQRERNDLLREYLSQL; encoded by the coding sequence atggaCGACGACGCTGAAACTACACATTATTATCTGGAATGCGAGGGCGGCGTGGAAGAATGGCATTGGAATGCCAAGAGCACAAAACTTCTAGTCGAGTTGTACTCTGAGCGTCGTCACAGGTTTCGAGATCCAAAGACTCGCAAACGCGCCCTATGGACGGAAATTGTGGATGACATGGAACGCGCCGGCTACAAAGGCATTAATGAGGATATATGTGATCGCAAATGGCGGAACATGAAGAAAACCTATCGCACATGCCGCGCAACACTACGAAAAAATGGACGTAAACGCGTCGGCTGGGAATATTATGATACATTTGACGACATGTTCCAAAACGAAAATCTACCCGCCACAGTGAAGACAGAGAGCGATAGTTTCACAGAGGAGCCGCAGGATAATTTTTTGTCGGATATTTCCGCATCTGTGGAAGCTGACACCTTGCGGACAGAGCCAGGCATTAGTGCGGATTTGTCAGTGACCCACgagcaacagcgacaactgTTGGTTCTGGAACGCAGCAGAATTGCCGCCATTCGAGAGCTCAGCAAACGGATTGAGGAATCCAATGTAATACAAAGAGAACGCAACGATCTGCTGAGAGAGTATTTGTCTCAGTTATAG
- the LOC117779721 gene encoding sesquipedalian-1, with protein sequence MKINEKNLCVFARTPPFDMEGFLKKRGEVNKAFQRRYFVLKGNLLFYFETRMDKEPLGLIIVEGCTIELSLESDIDNYCFEIAFNGNRTYILAAETQESMELWMKALTCAGYEYKRIIVTELQRQLQEIEDSRNKMRSDTSLAETDASGKPKPPPRRQNPFNRPAPPPPDAPPGGVGLRGGVVMSPMPFIPGYFGSSNAKAQQEQHKQQQQEQHLRLDNGNGSPQTTPKATRRHGIGPSPSIFYNDPPAVPARLSVLSSSSSNNNNNTDVDRLEEQRRLIKAIEEFKRNHEHFRSVVMADIVAYRDRRNKPLILF encoded by the exons ATGAAAATCAACGAGAAGAACTTGTGCGTTTTTGCCAGAACGCCGCCCTTTGACATGGAAG gCTTTCTTAAAAAACGGGGCGAGGTAAACAAGGCCTTTCAGAGACGCTATTTTGTGCTGAAAGGCAATCTACTGTTTTACTTTGAAACGCGAATGGACAAGGAACCATTGGGATTAATAATCGTCGAAGGCTGTACCATAGAGTTATCTCTGGAATCGGACATTGACAATTATTGTTTTGAGATAGCATTTAATGGCAATCGTACCTATATACTGGCTGCGGAAACGCAGGAAAGCATGGAGTTATGGATGAAGGCGTTGACGTGCGCTGGCTACGAATACAAAAGAATTATTGTAACCGAGCTGCAACGCCAACTGCAGGAGATTGAAGACTCCAGAAACA aaATGCGCAGTGATACTTCGCTTGCGGAAACGGATGCATCTGGAAAGCCTAAGCCGCCGCCGAGACGTCAAAATCCATTTAATAGGCCGGCACCACCGCCACCTGATGCACCACCAGGTGGTGTTGGCCTTCGTGGTGGTGTTGTCATGTCTCCCATGCCCTTTATACCCGGCTACTTTGGTTCGAGCAATGCTAAAGCGCAACAGgagcaacacaaacaacaacagcaagaacaacatcTGCGCTTGG ATAATGGCAATGGCAGTCCACAAACTACACCCAAAGCAACGCGCCGACATGGCATTGGACCATCTCCTAGTATCTTCTATAATGATCCGCCCGCAGTGCCTGCCAGACTCTCAGTATTatcgagcagcagcagcaataacaacaacaacaccgacGTCGACCGCTTGGAGGAGCAGCGTCGTCTTATCAAAGCCATTGAGGAGTTCAAACGGAACCACGAGCATTTTCGAAGTGTTGTCATGGCCGATATCGTTGCGTATCGCGATCGTCGAAATAAACCTCTGATACTGTTCTGA
- the LOC117779730 gene encoding protein slowmo: protein MKIWTSEHVFNHPWETVTQAAWRKYPNPMTPSIIGTDVVERKVVDGVLHTHRLVQSKWYFPKWTHALIGTAKSCFASERSTVDPQRKQMVLKTNNLTFCRNISVDEVLYYEPHPADSAKTMLRQEATVTVYGVPLSHYMEDLLTNTISANAGKGRQGLEWVIGLINTEVKGIAESAARGTDELIHSTRRSIDEVTESARKSMDEISVQATKAAKAMHIT from the coding sequence ATGAAAATCTGGACTTCGGAGCATGTGTTTAACCATCCTTGGGAGACGGTTACACAGGCGGCGTGGCGCAAATATCCAAACCCGATGACACCTTCAATCATTGGCACCGATGTTGTGGAGCGCAAAGTGGTCGACGGTGTGCTGCACACACATCGACTTGTCCAGTCCAAATGGTATTTTCCCAAGTGGACACACGCGCTGATTGGAACCGCCAAGTCGTGCTTTGCCAGCGAACGCTCCACAGTGGATCCGCAGCGCAAACAAATGgttttgaaaacaaacaatCTCACATTCTGTCGAAATATAAGCGTCGACGAGGTGTTGTACTATGAGCCACATCCTGCAGATTCAGCAAAGACAATGCTCCGACAGGAGGCGACAGTAACTGTCTATGGAGTGCCACTATCCCACTACATGGAAGACTTGCTGACGAACACAATTAGCGCGAACGCGGGTAAGGGACGTCAGGGCTTGGAATGGGTCATTGGACTGATCAACACAGAGGTCAAAGGCATTGCCGAGTCCGCGGCGCGGGGCACAGACGAACTGATACACAGTACACGGCGATCGATCGATGAAGTCACAGAGAGCGCCCGCAAAAGTATGGATGAAATCAGTGTGCAGGCAACCAAAGCGGCAAAAGCAATGCACATAACATAG
- the LOC117779727 gene encoding uncharacterized protein LOC117779727, with translation MSYLLTEIALEMLGYKFYDTNGVFHLTNFQQSMAAVQNDVHPDEPSLTEFIDQPSNSVTTKNGHTTNIATPSAGPSSSMVPSTTSAISVDMRRTPIRALAKMMANEGDKTLNGHEQQHPKQLYSSVPLTVLPKMSTKPRRPPTKALTRILQYESVTVRCQISQRLEASLRQSVTTNKETQQKECLILEKKKILEDADEVHKFRLFLEERLRHIDPRPYATYQRTFTSE, from the coding sequence ATGTCGTATTTACTTACGGAAATTGCGCTTGAAATGCTGGGCTATAAGTTTTACGATACGAATGGCgtttttcatttaacaaaCTTTCAACAATCGATGGCAGCTGTGCAAAACGATGTGCACCCGGATGAGCCCTCATTAACGGAGTTTATTGATCAGCCATCGAATTCTGTAACTACAAAAAATGGGCATACCACGAATATTGCAACACCTTCGGCTGGCCCCTCATCATCTATGGTTCCTTCCACTACGTCGGCGATCTCAGTTGACATGCGACGGACGCCTATACGAGCGTTAGCCAAGATGATGGCGAACGAAGGCGACAAAACACTTAATGGACACGAGCAACAGCAtccaaaacaattatatagtTCTGTCCCACTCACTGTGCTCCCAAAAATGTCTACAAAGCCCCGTCGTCCTCCAACCAAGGCACTAACAAGGATTCTGCAATACGAAAGCGTCACAGTTCGCTGTCAAATCTCGCAACGTCTGGAAGCATCTTTAAGGCAAAGTGTAACAACTAACAAGGAGACGCAACAGAAGGAATGCCTTATTctagagaaaaagaaaattctgGAGGACGCTGACGAAGTGCATAAGTTTCGACTGTTTCTGGAGGAACGTTTGCGCCACATTGACCCTCGTCCATATGCAACATATCAAAGAACATTTACGAGTGAATAg